In Comamonas sp. lk, the following proteins share a genomic window:
- a CDS encoding sigma-E factor negative regulatory protein produces MNDDQTQREQLSALVDGEATPPSMPGVLAYAESDEGQQSWRMYHLIGDVLRSPELAHHSQHDILSGVRAHMEREPRAFTGGADDMPLGQLQQVAAAEAAQPSQLHRGAANASVFRWKMAAGFASVAAVAAIGWGALLGGGADEGRAGAQLAALSPQSVAAVAHGASVALAGIAAPEVDDAHIALGADAQSSTVVAVTTPNGQSVMLRDPRLDELLASRNQFSSAANLQMPASFLRNANFATSQSAQRR; encoded by the coding sequence ATGAATGACGATCAGACTCAACGCGAACAGCTTTCGGCTTTGGTAGATGGCGAGGCCACGCCGCCTTCCATGCCGGGTGTGCTGGCCTACGCGGAAAGCGACGAAGGCCAGCAGTCGTGGCGCATGTACCACCTGATCGGCGACGTGCTGCGCTCGCCCGAGCTGGCCCATCACAGCCAGCACGATATTCTTTCCGGCGTTCGCGCCCACATGGAACGCGAACCGCGCGCGTTCACGGGTGGTGCTGACGACATGCCCTTGGGCCAGTTGCAGCAGGTGGCTGCGGCGGAGGCGGCGCAGCCGTCCCAGCTTCATCGCGGTGCGGCCAATGCTTCGGTGTTTCGCTGGAAGATGGCCGCCGGTTTCGCCTCGGTAGCGGCCGTGGCCGCCATTGGTTGGGGTGCCCTGCTGGGCGGTGGCGCAGACGAGGGGCGTGCAGGTGCTCAGCTGGCTGCGTTGAGCCCGCAGAGCGTCGCTGCCGTGGCCCATGGTGCTTCTGTGGCGCTGGCAGGCATTGCGGCTCCCGAAGTGGATGATGCGCATATCGCCCTGGGTGCCGATGCCCAGTCGTCCACCGTGGTGGCCGTCACCACTCCCAATGGGCAAAGCGTGATGCTGCGCGATCCACGCCTGGACGAGCTGCTCGCATCCCGCAATCAGTTCAGCAGCGCCGCCAATCTACAGATGCCGGCCAGCTTTCTGCGCAACGCCAACTTTGCGACTTCCCAGTCCGCACAACGCCGCTGA